A single region of the Pygocentrus nattereri isolate fPygNat1 chromosome 27, fPygNat1.pri, whole genome shotgun sequence genome encodes:
- the si:ch211-195b13.1 gene encoding STKc_SGK domain-containing protein — protein MAVTEARCDLTYCRMRGIVSVLTAFIKERKMGLNDFIQKLVSSPHICQHSQVDSFLKIDENQNEEIGRDQFCLTSPRSSLAEETQIKPSDFDYLKIIGKGSFGKVLLARHKETEQYYAVKVLQKKIILKKKEQKHIMAERSVLMKNIKHPFLVGLHYSFQTTDKLYFVLDYINGGELFYHLQRERVFLEPRARFYAAEIASALGYLHSLHIVYRDLKPENILLDSQGHIVLTDFGLCKEGLEPNGTTTTFCGTPEYLAPEVLQKQAYDRTVDWWCLGSVLYEMLYGLPPFYSRNTAEMYNNILHKSLVLKPNVSNAGRELLEGLLQKDRTKRLGVKDDFLELKYHSFFSPINWDDLMARKITPPFVPSVTGPTDLRHFDPEFTHLPVSTSLFNTDNLHVTSSIREAAGAFPGFSYGPPADLTFQ, from the exons ATGGCTGTGACCGAGGCTCGCTGCGACTTGACCTACTGCAGGATGAGGGGCATCGTGTCCGTCCTCACCG CTTTTATCAAAGAGAGGAAGATGGGCTTAAACGacttcattcagaagctggTCTCCAGCCCTCACATCTGCCAACA TTCTCAGGTAGACTCCTTCCTGAAGATTGACGAGAACCAGAATGAGGAAATAGGGAGAGACCAG TTTTGCCTGACCTCCCCCAGGAGCTCGCTGGCCGAGGAGACTCA GATAAAACCGTCTGACTTTGACTACCTGAAGATCATCGGCAAGGGGAGTTTTGGAAAG GTTCTGCTGGCCAGACACAAGGAGACTGAACAGTACTATGCTGTAAAGGTGCTGCAGAAGAAAATCATTCTGAAGAAGAAGGAG CAAAAGCATATCATGGCTGAGCGTAGCGTTCTAATGAAGAACATCAAACACCCATTCCTGGTGGGCCTGCATTACTCCTTCCAGACCACCGACAAGCTCTACTTTGTGCTGGACTACATCAACGGAGGCGAG CTGTTCTACCATCTCCAGCGTGAGAGGGTGTTCCTGGAGCCCAGGGCCAGGTTCTACGCTGCTGAGATCGCCAGCGCTCTCGGCTATCTACACTCTCTCCACATCGTTTACAG AGACCTGAAGCCGGAGAACATCCTACTGGACTCTCAGGGCCATATTGTACTGACTGACTTTGGCCTGTGCAAAGAGGGACTGGAACCCAACGGAACAACAACTACGTTCTGTGGAACTCCAGAG TATTTGGCACCTGAGGTCCTACAGAAACAGGCATATGACCGCACAGTGGACTGGTGGTGCCTTGGGTCAGTCCTTTATGAGATGCTATATGGACTG cCTCCTTTCTACAGTCGCAACACAGCTGAGATGTACAACAACATCCTTCATAAGTCTCTGGTGCTGAAACCAAACGTGTCCAACGCTGGACGCGAGCTGCTCGAGGGTTTGCTGCAGAAGGACCGGACCAAGAGGCTTGGGGTGAAGGACGACTTT CTGGAGCTCAAGTACCACAGCTTCTTCTCTCCCATCAACTGGGATGACCTGATGGCCAGAAAAATCACGCCTCCGTTCGTCCCTTCAGTG ACTGGTCCCACTGACCTCCGGCACTTTGACCCCGAGTTCACACACCTGCCTGTGTCCACCTCCCTGTTCAACACCGACAACCTGCACGTGACCAGCAGCATCCGAGAGGCGGCCGGAGCTTTCCCGGGATTTTCCTACGGACCTCCAGCTGACCTTACCTTCCAGTAG
- the eya3 gene encoding eyes absent homolog 3 isoform X1 has product MEEPQDVPELPAKKARHDLKVNQDKDPRGEISFDNSHSPDRSDPAVLGSDVSTYPPTSATHLDTISGSQEQSSKEISTSKNCDTDSSYNEKVESGKELTATASEYTSQIYQGSNPAVTAYGSQVAFPSLGQSAVYNTFSQTGQTYGLPPFGAMWPGIKNEPGLLHEVPSAGQMGFLNFSSAYTATQQGQAHYSYPSQGSCFTTASVYTNMPSATAVTTAPATVTHQDFSSYNSLGQNQFPQYYSPPPSYLSAAPPSSEEDGAGEVDPNYTAVKTENSASAGLPSTPAASPDVTLTASASQPAGAPLSAAARDQDESARRNAPSKAKGKAKKTDSSQSPENDLERIFLWDLDETIIIFHSLLTGSFAQKFGKDPATVLNLGLQMEELIFELADTHLFFNDLEECDQVHVEDVASDDNGQDLSNYNFASDCFNGAAGAGGQGSTTGVQGGVEWMRKLAFRYRRLKEIYNGYKGNVGALLSPLKRELLLRVRSEIETVTDGWLSTAIKSLLLIQSRGRCMNVLVTTTQLVPALAKVLLYGLGDVFPVDSIYSATKIGKESCFERIVSRFGKKVTYVVIGDGREEEFAAKQHNMPFWRISAHGDLVSLHQALELDFL; this is encoded by the exons ATGGAGGAGCCACAGGATGTGCCGGAACTTCCG GCAAAGAAAGCCCGGCATGACCTGAAAGTCAATCAGGACAAGGATCCAAG GGGTGAGATTTCTTTTGATAACAGTCACTCCCCTGACAGGAGTGATCCAGCTGTTTTGGGGTCAGATGTCAGCACCTACCCTCCAACATCTGCCACTCACCTGGATACAA tttctggAAGTCAAGAACAGTCAAGTAAAGAAATATCAACAAGCAAGAACTGTGACACAGATAGCTCCTATAATGAGaaag ttgAATCAGGCAAAGAGCTCACGGCCACAGCCTCTGAATATACCTCACAGATCTACCAAGGAAGCAA CCCTGCAGTTACTGCGTATGGAAGCCAGGTGGCTTTCCCTTCTCTGGGCCAGTCAGCAGTGTACAACACCTTCAGTCAAACAGGCCAGACGTACGGGCTGCCCCCATTCG GTGCCATGTGGCCAGGCATTAAGAACGAGCCGGGGCTGCTGCACGAggtgccctctgctggccaGATGGGGTTTCTCAACTTCAGCTCAGCCTATACCGCAACTCAGCAGGGCCAGGCACACTACTCCTACCCCAGCCAAG GTTCCTGCTTCACTACAGCCAGCGTGTACACTAACATGCCCTCAGCCACCGCTGTTACAACAGCTCCAGCCACTGTTACTCATCAG GACTTTTCCAGCTATAATTCTCTGGGACAGAACCAGTTCCCCCAGTACTATTCCCCACCTCCCAGTTACCTGTCAGCTGCTCCACCCAGCAGTGAAGAGGATGGAGCAGGTGAGGTGGACCCAAATTACACTGCTGTCAAGACTGAGAACAGTGCCTCTGCAGGCCTGCCCAGCACCCCAG CCGCATCTCCAGACGTGACCCTCACAGCAAGTGCGTCTCAGCCTGCCGGAGCTCCCCTGTCTGCTGCAGCCCGAGACCAGGATGAAAGCGCCCGTAGGAATGCTCCCAGCAAAGCTAAAGGCAAAGCCAAGAAAACAGACAGTTCTCAGTCTCCTGAAAACGACCTGGAG AGAATCTTCTTGTGGGATCTGGATGAAACCATCATCATTTTCCACTCTCTCCTCACAGGGTCGTTTGCACAGAAGTTTGGCAAG GACCCAGCCACAGTCCTGAACCTGGGACTGCAGATGGAGGAGCTGATTTTTGAGCTAGCAGACACTCATCTGTTTTTCAATGATCTGGAG GAGTGCGATCAGGTCCACGTTGAAGACGTAGCCTCTGATGACAACGGGCAAGATCTAAG CAACTATAACTTTGCAAGTGATTGCTTCAATGGAGCTGCTGGAGCAGGAGGGCAGGGCTCCACTACAGGAGTGCAGGGAGGCGTGGAGTGGATGCGGAAGTTGGCCTTTAGGTACCGCCGCCTCAAAGAGATCTACAATGGATACAAAGGGAATGTAGGAG CTCTGCTGAGTCCCCTGAAGAGGGAGCTGCTGCTCAGGGTGCGCTCTGAGATTGAGACCGTGACTGATGGCTGGCTCAGCACTGCCATTAAATCTCTCCTGCTCATTCAGTCGAG GGGTAGATGTATGAATGTTTTGGTCACCACCACTCAGCTCGTCCCAGCTCTGGCTAAAGTTCTTCTCTACGGCCTGGGGGACGTTTTCCCTGTCGACAGCATCTACAGCGCCACTAAAATAG GAAAAGAGAGCTGTTTTGAGCGCATTGTGTCTCGCTTTGGGAAGAAGGTGACCTATGTGGTTATAGGAGATGGCCGAGAGGAGGAGTTTGCAGCTAAGCAG CACAACATGCCCTTCTGGCGTATCTCTGCTCACGGGGACCTGGTGTCGCTGCACCAAGCTCTGGAGCTGGACTTCTTATAG
- the eya3 gene encoding eyes absent homolog 3 isoform X3 has translation MEEPQDVPELPAKKARHDLKVNQDKDPRGEISFDNSHSPDRSDPAVLGSDVSTYPPTSATHLDTISGSQEQSSKEISTSKNCDTDSSYNEKVESGKELTATASEYTSQIYQGSNPAVTAYGSQVAFPSLGQSAVYNTFSQTGQTYGLPPFGSCFTTASVYTNMPSATAVTTAPATVTHQDFSSYNSLGQNQFPQYYSPPPSYLSAAPPSSEEDGAGEVDPNYTAVKTENSASAGLPSTPAASPDVTLTASASQPAGAPLSAAARDQDESARRNAPSKAKGKAKKTDSSQSPENDLERIFLWDLDETIIIFHSLLTGSFAQKFGKDPATVLNLGLQMEELIFELADTHLFFNDLEECDQVHVEDVASDDNGQDLSNYNFASDCFNGAAGAGGQGSTTGVQGGVEWMRKLAFRYRRLKEIYNGYKGNVGALLSPLKRELLLRVRSEIETVTDGWLSTAIKSLLLIQSRGRCMNVLVTTTQLVPALAKVLLYGLGDVFPVDSIYSATKIGKESCFERIVSRFGKKVTYVVIGDGREEEFAAKQHNMPFWRISAHGDLVSLHQALELDFL, from the exons ATGGAGGAGCCACAGGATGTGCCGGAACTTCCG GCAAAGAAAGCCCGGCATGACCTGAAAGTCAATCAGGACAAGGATCCAAG GGGTGAGATTTCTTTTGATAACAGTCACTCCCCTGACAGGAGTGATCCAGCTGTTTTGGGGTCAGATGTCAGCACCTACCCTCCAACATCTGCCACTCACCTGGATACAA tttctggAAGTCAAGAACAGTCAAGTAAAGAAATATCAACAAGCAAGAACTGTGACACAGATAGCTCCTATAATGAGaaag ttgAATCAGGCAAAGAGCTCACGGCCACAGCCTCTGAATATACCTCACAGATCTACCAAGGAAGCAA CCCTGCAGTTACTGCGTATGGAAGCCAGGTGGCTTTCCCTTCTCTGGGCCAGTCAGCAGTGTACAACACCTTCAGTCAAACAGGCCAGACGTACGGGCTGCCCCCATTCG GTTCCTGCTTCACTACAGCCAGCGTGTACACTAACATGCCCTCAGCCACCGCTGTTACAACAGCTCCAGCCACTGTTACTCATCAG GACTTTTCCAGCTATAATTCTCTGGGACAGAACCAGTTCCCCCAGTACTATTCCCCACCTCCCAGTTACCTGTCAGCTGCTCCACCCAGCAGTGAAGAGGATGGAGCAGGTGAGGTGGACCCAAATTACACTGCTGTCAAGACTGAGAACAGTGCCTCTGCAGGCCTGCCCAGCACCCCAG CCGCATCTCCAGACGTGACCCTCACAGCAAGTGCGTCTCAGCCTGCCGGAGCTCCCCTGTCTGCTGCAGCCCGAGACCAGGATGAAAGCGCCCGTAGGAATGCTCCCAGCAAAGCTAAAGGCAAAGCCAAGAAAACAGACAGTTCTCAGTCTCCTGAAAACGACCTGGAG AGAATCTTCTTGTGGGATCTGGATGAAACCATCATCATTTTCCACTCTCTCCTCACAGGGTCGTTTGCACAGAAGTTTGGCAAG GACCCAGCCACAGTCCTGAACCTGGGACTGCAGATGGAGGAGCTGATTTTTGAGCTAGCAGACACTCATCTGTTTTTCAATGATCTGGAG GAGTGCGATCAGGTCCACGTTGAAGACGTAGCCTCTGATGACAACGGGCAAGATCTAAG CAACTATAACTTTGCAAGTGATTGCTTCAATGGAGCTGCTGGAGCAGGAGGGCAGGGCTCCACTACAGGAGTGCAGGGAGGCGTGGAGTGGATGCGGAAGTTGGCCTTTAGGTACCGCCGCCTCAAAGAGATCTACAATGGATACAAAGGGAATGTAGGAG CTCTGCTGAGTCCCCTGAAGAGGGAGCTGCTGCTCAGGGTGCGCTCTGAGATTGAGACCGTGACTGATGGCTGGCTCAGCACTGCCATTAAATCTCTCCTGCTCATTCAGTCGAG GGGTAGATGTATGAATGTTTTGGTCACCACCACTCAGCTCGTCCCAGCTCTGGCTAAAGTTCTTCTCTACGGCCTGGGGGACGTTTTCCCTGTCGACAGCATCTACAGCGCCACTAAAATAG GAAAAGAGAGCTGTTTTGAGCGCATTGTGTCTCGCTTTGGGAAGAAGGTGACCTATGTGGTTATAGGAGATGGCCGAGAGGAGGAGTTTGCAGCTAAGCAG CACAACATGCCCTTCTGGCGTATCTCTGCTCACGGGGACCTGGTGTCGCTGCACCAAGCTCTGGAGCTGGACTTCTTATAG
- the eya3 gene encoding eyes absent homolog 3 isoform X2 — MEEPQDVPELPAKKARHDLKVNQDKDPRSDPAVLGSDVSTYPPTSATHLDTISGSQEQSSKEISTSKNCDTDSSYNEKVESGKELTATASEYTSQIYQGSNPAVTAYGSQVAFPSLGQSAVYNTFSQTGQTYGLPPFGAMWPGIKNEPGLLHEVPSAGQMGFLNFSSAYTATQQGQAHYSYPSQGSCFTTASVYTNMPSATAVTTAPATVTHQDFSSYNSLGQNQFPQYYSPPPSYLSAAPPSSEEDGAGEVDPNYTAVKTENSASAGLPSTPAASPDVTLTASASQPAGAPLSAAARDQDESARRNAPSKAKGKAKKTDSSQSPENDLERIFLWDLDETIIIFHSLLTGSFAQKFGKDPATVLNLGLQMEELIFELADTHLFFNDLEECDQVHVEDVASDDNGQDLSNYNFASDCFNGAAGAGGQGSTTGVQGGVEWMRKLAFRYRRLKEIYNGYKGNVGALLSPLKRELLLRVRSEIETVTDGWLSTAIKSLLLIQSRGRCMNVLVTTTQLVPALAKVLLYGLGDVFPVDSIYSATKIGKESCFERIVSRFGKKVTYVVIGDGREEEFAAKQHNMPFWRISAHGDLVSLHQALELDFL, encoded by the exons ATGGAGGAGCCACAGGATGTGCCGGAACTTCCG GCAAAGAAAGCCCGGCATGACCTGAAAGTCAATCAGGACAAGGATCCAAG GAGTGATCCAGCTGTTTTGGGGTCAGATGTCAGCACCTACCCTCCAACATCTGCCACTCACCTGGATACAA tttctggAAGTCAAGAACAGTCAAGTAAAGAAATATCAACAAGCAAGAACTGTGACACAGATAGCTCCTATAATGAGaaag ttgAATCAGGCAAAGAGCTCACGGCCACAGCCTCTGAATATACCTCACAGATCTACCAAGGAAGCAA CCCTGCAGTTACTGCGTATGGAAGCCAGGTGGCTTTCCCTTCTCTGGGCCAGTCAGCAGTGTACAACACCTTCAGTCAAACAGGCCAGACGTACGGGCTGCCCCCATTCG GTGCCATGTGGCCAGGCATTAAGAACGAGCCGGGGCTGCTGCACGAggtgccctctgctggccaGATGGGGTTTCTCAACTTCAGCTCAGCCTATACCGCAACTCAGCAGGGCCAGGCACACTACTCCTACCCCAGCCAAG GTTCCTGCTTCACTACAGCCAGCGTGTACACTAACATGCCCTCAGCCACCGCTGTTACAACAGCTCCAGCCACTGTTACTCATCAG GACTTTTCCAGCTATAATTCTCTGGGACAGAACCAGTTCCCCCAGTACTATTCCCCACCTCCCAGTTACCTGTCAGCTGCTCCACCCAGCAGTGAAGAGGATGGAGCAGGTGAGGTGGACCCAAATTACACTGCTGTCAAGACTGAGAACAGTGCCTCTGCAGGCCTGCCCAGCACCCCAG CCGCATCTCCAGACGTGACCCTCACAGCAAGTGCGTCTCAGCCTGCCGGAGCTCCCCTGTCTGCTGCAGCCCGAGACCAGGATGAAAGCGCCCGTAGGAATGCTCCCAGCAAAGCTAAAGGCAAAGCCAAGAAAACAGACAGTTCTCAGTCTCCTGAAAACGACCTGGAG AGAATCTTCTTGTGGGATCTGGATGAAACCATCATCATTTTCCACTCTCTCCTCACAGGGTCGTTTGCACAGAAGTTTGGCAAG GACCCAGCCACAGTCCTGAACCTGGGACTGCAGATGGAGGAGCTGATTTTTGAGCTAGCAGACACTCATCTGTTTTTCAATGATCTGGAG GAGTGCGATCAGGTCCACGTTGAAGACGTAGCCTCTGATGACAACGGGCAAGATCTAAG CAACTATAACTTTGCAAGTGATTGCTTCAATGGAGCTGCTGGAGCAGGAGGGCAGGGCTCCACTACAGGAGTGCAGGGAGGCGTGGAGTGGATGCGGAAGTTGGCCTTTAGGTACCGCCGCCTCAAAGAGATCTACAATGGATACAAAGGGAATGTAGGAG CTCTGCTGAGTCCCCTGAAGAGGGAGCTGCTGCTCAGGGTGCGCTCTGAGATTGAGACCGTGACTGATGGCTGGCTCAGCACTGCCATTAAATCTCTCCTGCTCATTCAGTCGAG GGGTAGATGTATGAATGTTTTGGTCACCACCACTCAGCTCGTCCCAGCTCTGGCTAAAGTTCTTCTCTACGGCCTGGGGGACGTTTTCCCTGTCGACAGCATCTACAGCGCCACTAAAATAG GAAAAGAGAGCTGTTTTGAGCGCATTGTGTCTCGCTTTGGGAAGAAGGTGACCTATGTGGTTATAGGAGATGGCCGAGAGGAGGAGTTTGCAGCTAAGCAG CACAACATGCCCTTCTGGCGTATCTCTGCTCACGGGGACCTGGTGTCGCTGCACCAAGCTCTGGAGCTGGACTTCTTATAG